A part of Aegilops tauschii subsp. strangulata cultivar AL8/78 chromosome 2, Aet v6.0, whole genome shotgun sequence genomic DNA contains:
- the LOC109751096 gene encoding flowering-promoting factor 1-like protein 5 yields MAAGGVWVFRKDGVMELKSAGLEPSAAAPSKKALVYVPANETVRSLEALERRLGSLGWERYYENRDIVQLHRRDGGVDLIALPRDFARFRSTHMYDVVVKNRHHFKVVDI; encoded by the coding sequence ATGGCGGCGGGAGGCGTGTGGGTGTTCCGGAAGGACGGGGTGATGGAGCTCAAGAGCGCGGGGTTGGAGccgtcggcggcggcgccgaGCAAGAAGGCGCTGGTGTACGTGCCGGCGAACGAGACGGTGCGGTCGCTGGAGGCGCTGGAGCGGCGGCTAGGGTCGCTGGGCTGGGAGCGCTACTACGAGAACCGAGACATCGTGCAGCTCCACCGCCGCGACGGCGGCGTCGACCTCATCGCGCTCCCGCGAGACTTTGCGAGGTTCCGCTCCACCCATATGTACGATGTGGTCGTCAAGAACCGGCACCACTTCAAGGTCGTCGACATCTGA